The genomic DNA TCCCGTTCGCCACGAGGCGGAACCTGAACACCAGTACGGAAGATGCTCCAAAAGGCGGCACGCTCTTTGGCGTGCCGGTGAATGAGGGCGGTGACAGTTGAATTAAACAGTTGAATTGAATGGATGCTCGAGGTCTTACGAAGTCTCCCCCACAGTAAGATTGAATCGTGAAATCAATCTGTCCGGGCCGGGAGGGCTCGACGCCAGTCCAGAAGTTGTTGACTCAGTTTTTGGGTGACATCTGGATGTTGTTTGGCGACGTTTTTCTTTTCGCGGTTTGATAGCCGGAAATCGTAGAGTTCGACTCTTGATCCATCGTCGTTCATTAAAAGTTTCCACTGGCCGTCTCTGAGTGCCAGGTTTGGGCTTTGGTCTCTCTTCAAGCCGGGGCGCAAGTAACTTTCATCTCGGCCGTATTCCCACAGAAGCGGTTTGGTCCGTTGACCTTCATTCTTCAGAAGCTGTTGGCTGAGGTCTTCGCCATCGAAGTACGTTTTCGGGTCAATGTTGAAAGTCTCTTTGAGGTCGATTCCTGCGAGACTGGCGAACGTTGGGAAGAAATCGACAGTCGACAGGATGAGATCCTGATTGACGGCATTCGCTTCGATTTTCCCGGGCCAGCGTGCGATGAACGGCATGCGGATTCCTCCTTCATACAATGACCATTTGCGACCACGGAATCCAGCCGTGCTGCCAGCTGGGTCAACTTTTTGTCGACGGTAATAACGTGCCCAGGCAGTGGGCCCGTTGTCGCTGGTCAAGACGATGAGTGTCTTTTTGTCGAGACCAAGCTTGTCGATTCGCTGAATCAGTCGGCCGATCTGTTTGTCAATTTCGACAAGCACCGCAAAGAATTTTTGCTCATTGATATTGTCGGTTTGCTCTGTGAATTTCTCTGCTTCGCCGGGGGCGGGCTTGTGTGCATCATGAACATCGTTCAGCCACAAGTGCAAATAGAATGGTTGATTCTGATGGCGCTCAATGAAGTCGATGCTGCGGTCGACGTAGATGGGGGTTTGCTCATGTTTTTCAACGTGCTCGATTTTTCCTCGTTTCAGCTTCGCACTCTGTTCAGAAAGTCCGCCCGGTGGGAGGATGCGGTCTCCGAGACCTTCGAAGGAAACGAGTGATTCGTCGAAACCGTAGGCACTCGGCAGGGGGGCGTCGTCAACATCTCGTCCTCCCCCTTGATGCCATTTCCCGAAATGAGCGGTTGCGTAACCATGGTCCTGAAATGCTCTCGCAATGGCTGGCACGTTCGGGTTCAGGAAATCGGCCATTCCGCGTGCTTTGTTTTTCTCACGACTATTCAGATAGGAGTTGATCAAATGCCGCGATGGGAACTGTCCTGTCGTGCAGCCAACCCGTGACGGTGAGCAAATTGGTGATGCCACATAGAAGTTCGTGAGACGCAAGCCTTCGCTGGCGAGTTCGTCGATATTTGGGGTTTTGGGATATCGGGAGATCGTCTTCGAGTCCCAGCCATCGGCACTCAACTCGTGAAAGCAACTCAGGTCCCCGTATCCCATGTCATCAATAAAGATGAAGACGATGTTCGGTTGCTCATCTGCTTTGGCATGAGTGAAGAGCGAAAAGCTGAGAACGACGGCGATCAACCAGTGCGACATGAAAACCTCGAAGTGATTACGGAGTCCAGTTTCAAACGCAGGCGACTCTCTTTCTTTGAAGTCGCTTTGTGAATCGTTCTACAACGTACTTCAAGTAAAACGAAAAAACGAGTGAGGCTGTGATTCCCAACGGCACACTGAGGTAAGGGGTGTCCCCGAAAAAACGCTGGCTTCCTACGAGGAAAATTCCATGACAAAGAAAAATTTCATACGAATACTTGGATAACCACATCAGCACACCCGGGATCGATTTGAGATATTGGAGTGAGTGACAGAGACCAATTGCGATTATGGGATACAGAAATAAATTCTGAACGATAGATAGTGCAATGAGTGAAATGAGTACAAGAAGTTTAGCTCTGCTTTTGCTTGGACCTGAGAGAAGGTAGCTCAAGAAAAAGACTAGAGAGTGTGTAGCAAGAAATTGATGGTCACTACTCGATACTAAGCAGGCTGAGGAGACAGCCATCATACAGATGCAAAGCTTTTCTCTTCCAGAACTCTTGGCGAGAAAGGTGAGAACGTACAAAAGTAGAATGAGGGAGACAAACCATGTCGCCAGGTTGATAAGGTCTTCAGGGTGAGTGAAAAGTCCGGTGCCGATGAGTTGAGAGATGAACTGAAACGCTCCAAACGTTTTGTACCCAGTGAGCCAGGTCGCCAGGAAACTTAATATCGTGACAATCCAAAACTCCGGGTAGATTCTCGTCAGGCGTCGCCAAAGCCACGAAGATGGACTTCCTTTGTCGAGGGCAGCAAGCCCACCGCTAATCGCAAGGAAAATTGAAACCCCGATTTGTCCAAGGCTTATCCTTTGAACTTCTGGGTCTTCGATCAGGCCCATGATTGAGAGTTGGTGTTGCACTAAGACAAAAACGATTGCGATTGCTCTTAATAGATCAAACCCGAAGTTTCTTTTTCCTTGATTCACGCGCTCAATACCCTTGGTTCAATCGCGGTCGGCCCATTGTTTTAGATGCTCTACTTACAGAAGGATTTCCTTCACGACGCGAGCTTTTTCAACGCCGGTCAGTTTTAAGTCGAGACCCTGGAATTTGACGGTGAAGCGATTGTGGTCGATACCGAGTTGATGCAACATCGTGGCGTGCAGGTCGCGAACATGGACAACGTCTTCGGTAGCGTTGTATCCGAGTTCATCGGTCGCTCCGTGGCTGATGCCCGGTTGAATTCCTCCGCCTGCCATCCACATTGAGAATCCTTTGATGTGATGGTCTCGACCGGCTCCCCCTTTGCCCTGAAACATTGGTGTCCTGCCAAATTCGCCGCCCCAGATGATGAGTGTTTCATCGAGCATCCCTCGCTGCTTCAAATCCTGAATCAGTGCGTAGGTCGGCTTGTCGGTCAGGTCGCAGCAGATGTTCATGTACCTTTCCAGGCCACCATGGTGATCCCAGCCGCGGTGGTACAGTTGGATAAAACGGACGCCTCGCTCAGCGAGTCGTCTTGCGAGCAAGCAATTCGAAGCGTAAGTTCCGTCGCCGGGCGAAGCTCCGTACATGTCGAGAATGTGCTTCGGCTCGTTCGAAACATCCATCAGTTCCGGAACGGAAGTTTGCATTCGAAATGCCATCTCATAGGCGGCGATTCGAGCATCGACTTCGGGGTTTTGAATGTTCTTGTTGCGGTGCCGGTTGAGTTGATTGACGGCAGCGACAAGTTCTTGTTGCTGCTGCATCGAGATTCCAGGCGGAGGAGAAACGTAGTGGACAGGGTCGCCGGTTGAGTTGAATTCAACTCCCTGAAATCGACTTGGAAGAAATCCTGCGCCCCATTGCCGTGACGCAATCGGCTGAGGGTTGCGTCCGCCGACACTGGTCATCACGACAAAGCCGGGCAGATCTTCGCTCTCACTTCCGAGTCCGTAATTGATCCACGAACCCATTGACGGTCGACCACTGATCGCCGTGCCTGTGTTCATGAAAGTGTGTGCTGGATCGTGGTTGATTTGTTCCGTCACCATGGACTTGATGACACAAATGTCGTCAGCCATTTTCTGGTGCCACGGGAGGAAATCGGAAATCCACTGACCGCTTTGACCGTACTGGTTGAATTTTGTGAGCGGTCCCAGGCACTTCAGTTCCTGCCCTTGTAGCTGTGCGATCGGCTGCCCTTGTGTGAACGAGTTCGGCATCGGTCGGCCATCCAACTCCGCCAGTTTGGGCTTATAGTCGAATGACTCCAGATGCGATGGGCCGCCCGCCATGCAAAGGAAGATGACTCGCTTCACTTTCTGCCCGAAATGGGGAAAGCCAGCTAACCCCTCAGTCAGACCTCGCGGCAACGAAGTCGACGACGAATCACTCGCTGAAAGGTCATTCGCCAACAGTGAAGAGAGTGCGGCACTTCCTAGTCCGACTCCTGTCGATGACAGGAACGTGCGACGGTTCTGGTGGTTGGATAGGTCCGGAAAATTCATGAGGACACTTTCGTGTTTCCTGTCTCCGTGAAACTCGGTGTTACGATTTCATCGATGACTGACCACAAAACAGGAGCTGAGCATCAGTTCTACATAAATTCTCGGCAAGATGTGATGGACTTCGCAAGTTTTAACGACGACATCATTCCGGTGCTGGCTCTGAGCTTCTTGCTTTGTCGGAAATATCCTTCCGGCACCAGGCACCTTGCCAGCGAATACACTTGATCGCTTCGTAGGCTCGTTTCTTCGCTTCGGAGAGATCATTTCCCAGAGAAGTGACCCCGAGGACGCGACCACCGGTGTTGGTCACATTGCCGCCATCTATTGCTGTTCCAGCGTGGAAGACTTTTGTCTCCGGAGTTTTTGCAGCTTCATCCAAACCTCGAATTGAATGACCTTTCGAGATTGGGCCTGGGTATCCTTCTGA from Thalassoglobus polymorphus includes the following:
- a CDS encoding sulfatase-like hydrolase/transferase, whose product is MSHWLIAVVLSFSLFTHAKADEQPNIVFIFIDDMGYGDLSCFHELSADGWDSKTISRYPKTPNIDELASEGLRLTNFYVASPICSPSRVGCTTGQFPSRHLINSYLNSREKNKARGMADFLNPNVPAIARAFQDHGYATAHFGKWHQGGGRDVDDAPLPSAYGFDESLVSFEGLGDRILPPGGLSEQSAKLKRGKIEHVEKHEQTPIYVDRSIDFIERHQNQPFYLHLWLNDVHDAHKPAPGEAEKFTEQTDNINEQKFFAVLVEIDKQIGRLIQRIDKLGLDKKTLIVLTSDNGPTAWARYYRRQKVDPAGSTAGFRGRKWSLYEGGIRMPFIARWPGKIEANAVNQDLILSTVDFFPTFASLAGIDLKETFNIDPKTYFDGEDLSQQLLKNEGQRTKPLLWEYGRDESYLRPGLKRDQSPNLALRDGQWKLLMNDDGSRVELYDFRLSNREKKNVAKQHPDVTQKLSQQLLDWRRALPARTD
- a CDS encoding acyltransferase family protein produces the protein MNQGKRNFGFDLLRAIAIVFVLVQHQLSIMGLIEDPEVQRISLGQIGVSIFLAISGGLAALDKGSPSSWLWRRLTRIYPEFWIVTILSFLATWLTGYKTFGAFQFISQLIGTGLFTHPEDLINLATWFVSLILLLYVLTFLAKSSGREKLCICMMAVSSACLVSSSDHQFLATHSLVFFLSYLLSGPSKSRAKLLVLISLIALSIVQNLFLYPIIAIGLCHSLQYLKSIPGVLMWLSKYSYEIFLCHGIFLVGSQRFFGDTPYLSVPLGITASLVFSFYLKYVVERFTKRLQRKRVACV
- a CDS encoding DUF1501 domain-containing protein; protein product: MNFPDLSNHQNRRTFLSSTGVGLGSAALSSLLANDLSASDSSSTSLPRGLTEGLAGFPHFGQKVKRVIFLCMAGGPSHLESFDYKPKLAELDGRPMPNSFTQGQPIAQLQGQELKCLGPLTKFNQYGQSGQWISDFLPWHQKMADDICVIKSMVTEQINHDPAHTFMNTGTAISGRPSMGSWINYGLGSESEDLPGFVVMTSVGGRNPQPIASRQWGAGFLPSRFQGVEFNSTGDPVHYVSPPPGISMQQQQELVAAVNQLNRHRNKNIQNPEVDARIAAYEMAFRMQTSVPELMDVSNEPKHILDMYGASPGDGTYASNCLLARRLAERGVRFIQLYHRGWDHHGGLERYMNICCDLTDKPTYALIQDLKQRGMLDETLIIWGGEFGRTPMFQGKGGAGRDHHIKGFSMWMAGGGIQPGISHGATDELGYNATEDVVHVRDLHATMLHQLGIDHNRFTVKFQGLDLKLTGVEKARVVKEILL